The following are encoded together in the Zygosaccharomyces rouxii strain CBS732 chromosome C complete sequence genome:
- the HO gene encoding Hop (similar to uniprot|P09932 Saccharomyces cerevisiae YDL227C HO Site-specific endonuclease required for gene conversion at the MAT locus (homothallic switching) through the generation of a ds DNA break expression restricted to mother cells in late G1 as controlled by Swi4p-Swi6p Swi5p and Ash1p): protein MLEEGTKLLMANGQIKDVGKLDVGEMVMCEDGSSAKVTSVARDVQTTYQILQKTKHRANEGEAAEKDPLRREIHHRLGFQCSVAHELALRTSMKPSVENCFKRNHFKVCWKNLEDTLTLDGRIIKIPKTHHKDFPMTPEGQLAAKGFLDEKENSTGRFAEYNVQVRDLDILEAQVRVNSFLRFNPLLEGNGVLSEFLTGQKGLNSPAVLTMAWLLGLWIGDGTTKEPEISVDSHDTGLMEGLIERGKIWGLYPEYKDEQIPLRAKHVKLFYGSECDGHRRNRHLRKNNPFWNCVVNLKFKRELDGEKQIPSFMWTEDLEVREAFLAGLIDSDGYVSKRKNPLDSFKVSIQTVYPSIMGGIVHITRSLGMPVTVTTRSAKTATIVGRTVSCHFTYDCHLAGRTPMQKVLSYCRSGHKVKTEPEYVERSPIYFGFNEEKRGSNNVVGVTTNSDKRILLDNKIVIHACGDHCKAEQPKLTTTRCLKYCIACPRKGVRYFYRDWSGRHLICGRCYGRYKFSGYRCLHCQYVPESREIKRAKLRGEELGTSPDGTTVSGLICGKCNGILKFDEIRGPRKVTTTTDISSDIPASNILSDISVTV from the coding sequence ATGTTAGAAGAAGGAACAAAGCTCTTAATGGCCAATGGTCAGATCAAAGATGTTGGTAAACTGGATGTTGGTGAAATGGTAATGTGTGAAGATGGTAGTAGTGCAAAAGTCACTTCAGTCGCTAGGGATGTACAAACCACTTAccaaattttgcaaaagacCAAGCATAGGGCCAATGAAGGTGAAGCTGCTGAAAAGGACCCTCTACGTCGAGAGATCCATCATAGATTGGGATTTCAATGTTCAGTGGCCCACGAACTGGCCTTAAGAACATCGATGAAACCAAGTGTAGAGAACTGCTTCAAAAGAAACCACTTTAAAGTTTGTTGGAAGAACTTGGAAGATACTTTGACATTGGATGGTAGAATAATCAAGATCCCCAAGACACATCATAAGGATTTCCCCATGACACCCGAAGGTCAACTGGCCGCTAAGGGTTTTCTAGATGAAAAAGAGAATAGTACCGGTAGATTCGCGGAATACAATGTTCAGGTTAGAGATCTGGATATCTTGGAAGCTCAAGTTCGCGTAAACAGTTTTTTAAGGTTTAATCCATTGTTAGAAGGTAACGGAGTTCTCTCAGAATTCCTTACAGGTCAAAAGGGTCTTAATTCGCCCGCAGTCTTAACCATGGCATGGTTATTAGGATTATGGATAGGTGACGGTACGACAAAGGAACCTGAAATTAGTGTTGATAGTCATGATACGGGTCTTATGGAAGGTCTTATCGAGCGCGGCAAAATTTGGGGACTTTATCCGGAGTATAAGGATGAACAAATTCCATTGAGAGCTAAACATGTTAAATTGTTTTATGGATCTGAATGTGATGGACATCGCAGAAATCGCCATTTGAGAAAGAATAATCCATTCTGGAATTGTGTGGTAAACTTAAAATTTAAGAGGGAATTAGATGGTGAAAAGCAAATTCCATCATTCATGTGGactgaagatttggaagTCCGTGAAGCATTTCTAGCAGGACTTATTGATTCTGATGGTTATGTTtcaaagaggaaaaatccTTTAGACTCATTCAAAGTTTCCATACAAACAGTTTATCCATCGATCATGGGCGGCATAGTACACATCACTAGGTCGCTAGGTATGCCCGTTACTGTAACGACTAGATCCGCCAAGACTGCAACTATTGTTGGTAGGACAGTTAGTTGTCATTTCACTTATGATTGTCATTTAGCCGGTCGTACACCAATGCAAAAGGTTTTGTCTTACTGTCGTAGTGGACATAAAGTGAAAACGGAACCTGAATATGTGGAAAGAAGTCCCATTTATTTTGGATTTAatgaagagaaaagagGTTCGAATAATGTCGTAGGTGTAACTACCAATTCTGATAAAAGAATTTTATTAGATAATAAAATCGTCATTCATGCATGCGGTGATCATTGTAAGGCGGAACAACCAAAATTAACTACAACTAGATGTTTAAAATACTGTATTGCTTGTCCCCGTAAAGGTGTCAGATATTTCTACAGAGACTGGTCAGGTAGGCATCTGATATGTGGACGTTGTTACGGGCGCTATAAGTTTAGCGGGTACAGATGTCTTCATTGTCAATACGTTCCCGAATCTCGTGAAATTAAAAGAGCCAAACTAAGAGGTGAAGAATTGGGTACTTCGCCTGACGGTACCACAGTTAGCGGGCTAATATGTGGTAAATGTAATggaattttaaaatttgatgaaataaGAGGACCAAGAAAGGTTACAACGACTACGGATATATCATCAGATATTCCAGCGTCAAATATACTATCAGACATTTCTGTAACtgtataa
- a CDS encoding uncharacterized protein (weakly similar to uniprot|Q02933 Saccharomyces cerevisiae YPL123C RNY1 RNAse member of the T(2) family of endoribonucleases), whose protein sequence is MLGKDIVRTFYELNQLPMLGAEPDLSSLHIEEPPLIERMFTLSLIWRYQLPQIDVENETPVNILGPLNAFTIHGLWESTMRVHAPAFVDVTKVLQSPELNNDNSLEITGEELLGNLKKYWKDKDGNDEYFWESEYLKHGGSNSSRDVYDYFKMAYDLYEKLNLMQVLQRNLALPSLESHFRRRTIENIISQGFHNRRIQVLCKRRKDLEEFRFSYKLTGPFELENFRPIDAVKVVYPPTCDRRGLRFLPKGASVNRKNEPRLFGYIHCQNMMLPRENGFLNRDGSLEYGGLTGQSAIFELTEFVAGFYELSSDKGSCRLLHGRLICDANDKTAIFTINENGCLELESVPSWYLRTAYPTGKRTIWLSGKQSSILIFKFVQLSL, encoded by the coding sequence ATGTTGGGTAAAGATATCGTTCGGACTTTCTACGAGCTGAACCAATTACCCATGTTGGGGGCAGAACCGGACTTGAGTTCTCTACACATCGAAGAGCCACCCTTGATTGAAAGGATGTTTACTCTAAGTTTAATATGGCGTTATCAATTGCCTCAGATCGACGTTGAAAATGAAACTCCGGTTAATATTCTAGGACCCCTAAATGCATTCACTATTCATGGATTATGGGAATCAACTATGCGGGTTCATGCTCCTGCCTTTGTTGACGTCACTAAAGTTTTGCAATCACCAGAGCTTAACAATGATAATTCACTAGAAATTACCGGAGAGGAGCTACTAGgcaatttgaagaagtaTTGGAAAGATAAAGATGGGAATGATGAATATTTCTGGGAAAGCGAATATCTCAAACATGGCggatccaattcttctagGGACGTTTACGATTATTTTAAAATGGCTTATGATTTGTACGAAAAGTTGAATCTAATGCAGGTACTTCAGAGAAACCTTGCATTGCCAAGTTTAGAATCACATTTTCGCAGGCGCACCATCGAAAATATTATAAGCCAGGGTTTCCATAACCGTAGAATTCAAGTGCTTTGCAAGCGGAGAaaggatttagaagaatttagATTTTCCTACAAACTTACAGGTCCGtttgaattggaaaattttagaCCAATTGATGCAGTTAAAGTTGTTTATCCACCGACATGTGACAGAAGAGGCTTGCGTTTTCTACCAAAGGGAGCATCCGTAAATCGGAAGAATGAACCGAGACTCTTTGGTTATATACATTGTCAAAATATGATGCTACCTCGAGAGAATGGGTTTTTAAACAGAGACGGTTCGCTGGAATATGGTGGGTTAACAGGACAATCtgcaatttttgaattgaCAGAATTTGTTGCCGGATTTTACGAATTATCCTCTGACAAGGGCAGTTGTCGATTACTCCATGGAAGACTAATTTGTGACGCGAATGACAAGACAGCAATTTTCACGATTAACGAGAATGGTTGTTTAGAATTAGAGTCTGTCCCTTCATGGTACCTAAGAACCGCTTACCCAACAGGTAAACGTACCATATGGCTTAGTGGCAAACAAAGTTCTATCttgatcttcaaattcGTTCAGTTGTCGCTTTGA
- the SPS18 gene encoding Sps18p (similar to uniprot|P35197 Saccharomyces cerevisiae YDL226C GCS1 ADP-ribosylation factor GTPase activating protein), translating into MSDWKVDPDNRRRLLQLQKVGGNKKCVDCNAPNPQWASPKFGVFICLECAGTHRGLGVHISFVRSITMDQFKPEELIRMEKGGNEPFNQYMTSHGIDLKLPQKLKYDNPIASDYKQKLTCIVEDKEFVEPEHPDFDPSILGKEQDESSSLGSVSSKQATSIESRKPAKTEAKEKNEAYFAELGRKNQTKPNFLPPSQGGKYQGFGSSPVQGSQDPAASSTLSIDNFQKDPLGTFTKGWGLFSNAVTKSFDEVNESVIQPGYQQLQSGHWSEETRRAATQFGQKFQETGNYGIRALSSFTKSWQDPENGAAPNSAAAQYSKLSSSEASAAGQGRAATKKPIDEEWDDF; encoded by the coding sequence ATGTCAGATTGGAAAGTAGATCCAGACAACCGTAGAAGGTTGCTACAATTACAAAAGGTTGGGGGCAATAAGAAATGTGTCGATTGTAATGCTCCAAATCCACAATGGGCttcaccaaaatttggTGTTTTCATCTGCCTAGAATGCGCTGGTACTCATAGAGGTTTAGGTGTTCACATTTCATTTGTTAGATCTATTACAATGGACCAATTTAAACCGGAAGAACTAATTAGAATGGAAAAAGGTGGTAATGAACCATTCAATCAATACATGACTTCACATGGGATTGACCTTAAGTTACCGcagaaattaaaatatgATAATCCAATTGCAAGTGATTATAAGCAAAAATTGACATGCATAGTGGAAGATAAGGAATTTGTGGAACCTGAACACCCTGATTTTGATCCTAGTATACTTGGTAAAGAACAAGACGAATCTAGTTCCTTAGGTTCAGTTTCTAGCAAACAAGCAACCTCGATCGAATCCAGGAAGCCTGCCAAGACAGAGGCCAAGGAGAAGAATGAAGCTTATTTTGCGGAACTAGGTCGTAAAAACCAAACTAAACCTAATtttttaccaccatcacAAGGTGGTAAATATCAAGGTTTCGGTAGCAGCCCTGTGCAAGGTAGCCAGGACCCCGCTGCCTCGAGTACCCTAAGCATAGATAATTTCCAGAAGGATCCCTTGGGAACTTTTACTAAAGGATGGGGTCTTTTCTCCAATGCGGTTACTAAATCCTTCGACGAAGTTAATGAGTCTGTGATACAACCAGGTTATCAACAATTGCAATCAGGACATTGGTCAGAGGAAACAAGAAGAGCAGCAACCCAATTTGGTCAAAAATTCCAGGAAACGGGCAATTATGGTATACGGGCACTTTCATCATTTACCAAGAGTTGGCAAGATCCTGAAAATGGTGCAGCTCCGAATTCTGCTGCCGCTCAATATTCCAAATTATCGAGTTCAGAAGCAAGCGCTGCAGGTCAGGGAAGAGCTGCCACTAAGAAGCCAATAGATGAAGAGTGGGATGACTTTTAA
- a CDS encoding uncharacterized protein (no similarity) has protein sequence MGTGRICLQCHRELQQNPTSRAKNQGKKMYEVRDRMISPIEIRCIRCHRRLSRNDKCFDSTLRPVQLALGLVFLGCESVYGGVKGAVHGIKGTPSNHKKQHTEETTEEAFPPGSSDELPVEPPPNYEEATGRR, from the coding sequence ATGGGGACTGGCCGCATATGTCTACAATGCCATAGAGAACTGCAGCAAAATCCGACTTCAAGGGCTAAGAATCAAGGTAAGAAAATGTATGAAGTTCGGGATAGAATGATCTCACCGATTGAGATAAGGTGTATAAGGTGCCATAGGAGGCTTTCAAGAAATGATAAGTGCTTTGACAGCACACTAAGACCAGTTCAGTTAGCTTTAGGCTTAGTTTTCCTCGGTTGTGAATCGGTTTACGGCGGTGTCAAGGGAGCTGTTCATGGTATAAAGGGTACTCCTAGTAATCACAAAAAACAACATACAGAAGAAACTACAGAGGAAGCCTTCCCACCTGGCTCATCAGATGAATTACCAGTCGAGCCACCACCGAATTACGAAGAGGCAACCGGCAGACGTTGA
- the RTT106 gene encoding Rtt106p (similar to uniprot|P40161 Saccharomyces cerevisiae YNL206C RTT106 Regulator of Ty1 Transposition - same phenotype as RTT101 - RTT105 disruption causes increase in Ty1 transposition. Isolated from the same screen as the other named RTT genes.), whose product MDSLLNNLDPELRNSVLSIVKKVPESVSIFQKVYDAGRTSNNEFEPLRKSQKLGNESTSEESIDRSSVIFGLNDVSVLSPLRKKLNLALHLSRGDKTPTLSLLRDGRQELAIRDLGKNITMAVFLPVAEKMGNVYLFITYTKSVDDKYGDPILITLNKESVLQQFKQNGIIENEIGEFTKCIEYMRKQAILAGFRITDPFFTNSSQQSPSFHVECHRGTKEGTLYFLPEHLIFGFKKPILVFQSSDIESITYTSITRLTFNVNLVTKEDEKFEFSMIDQSEYNKIDDYVKRKQVTDKSMSEELKAKSNYKNQQAAQGENNEPSALKEAAQLMEGGNEGGNLNGAEFDDDDDENDANFEEESGSSDGSDESGEEEMNDETADREAMREEQHDEQHEMEDAEAEEAEDLEQEQDGGGDADDIPIELDDDDDGDDDEGSGVEYD is encoded by the coding sequence ATGGACTCCcttttgaataatttgGATCCCGAATTGCGTAATTCGGTTTTATCTATTGTTAAAAAGGTACCAGAATCTGtatcaattttccaaaaggttTACGATGCTGGTAGAACAAGTAATAATGAATTCGAACCATTGAGgaaatctcaaaaattgggGAATGAGAGTACCTCTGAAGAGAGTATTGATAGATCAAGTGTGATCTTTGGATTAAACGATGTTTCTGTACTATCACCACTACgaaagaaattaaatttgGCCCTACATCTTAGTCGTGGTGATAAAACCCCAACGTTATCGTTGTTAAGAGATGGTAGACAAGAATTGGCCATTAGGGATTTAGGTAAAAATATTACTATGGCAGTCTTCTTACCAGTAGCCGAAAAAATGGGCAACGTCTACCTTTTTATCACATATACAAAATCTGTGGATGATAAGTACGGTGATCCCATACTAATAACATTGAATAAGGAGTCCGTATTACAACAATTCAAACAAAATGGtattattgaaaacgaGATTGGCGAATTCACTAAATGCATTGAATATATGAGGAAACAAGCAATCCTAGCCGGATTTAGGATTACTGATCCATTTTTCACAAATTCATCTCAACAATCACCATCATTCCATGTCGAATGTCATAGAGGTACAAAGGAAGGAACTCTGTATTTCTTGCCAGAGCATCTAATATTCGGATTCAAGAAACCCATACTGGTTTTCCAATCATCTGATATTGAATCCATTACGTATACATCAATTACCAGGTTAACCTTTAACGTCAATTTAGTGACAAAGGAGGATGAGAAGTTTGAATTCTCAATGATAGATCAAAGTGAATATAATAAGATTGATGACTATGTGAAAAGAAAGCAGGTTACAGATAAATCAATGTCGGAAGAATTAAAGGCAAAGTCGAATTATAAAAATCAGCAAGCAGCACAAGGTGAAAACAACGAACCATCTGCATTAAAAGAAGCAGCGCAACTCATGGAAGGTGGTAATGAAGGTGGTAATTTGAATGGAGCTGAAtttgatgacgatgatgatgaaaatgatgcaaatttcgaagaagaaagtggaTCTTCTGATGGAAGTGATGAGTCAggggaagaagaaatgaatGATGAAACTGCTGATCGTGAAGCAATGCGTGAAGAACAACATGATGAACAGCATGAAATGGAAGATGCAGAAGCCGAGGAAGCCGAAGATTTAGAACAGGAGCAAGACGGCGGTGGAGATGCAGATGATATCCCCATCGAActtgatgatgacgatgacggggacgatgatgaaggaTCAGGTGTAGAGTACGACtaa
- a CDS encoding uncharacterized protein (uniprot|Q707X3 Zygosaccharomyces rouxii SSB Heat shock protein SSB) — MAEGVFQGAIGIDLGTTYSCVATYESSVEIIANEQGNRVTPSFVAFTPEERLIGDAAKNQAALNPENTVFDAKRLIGRRFDDESVQKDRKTWPFKLIDVEGNPVVEVQYLGETKTFSPQEISSMVLTKMKEIAEAKIGQKVEKAVITVPAYFNDAQRQATKDAGSISGLNVLRIINEPTAAAIAYGLGAGKSEKERHVLIFDLGGGTFDVSLLHIAGGVYTVKSTSGNTHLGGQDFDTNMLEHFKNEFKKKTGNDISGDARALRRLRTACERAKRTLSSVTQTTIEVDSLYNGDDFETSITRARFEDLNSSLFKSTLEPVEQVLKDAKVPKTEIDEVVLVGGSTRIPKVQKMLSDFFEGKQLEKSINPDEAVAYGAAVQGAILTGQSTSEDTKDLLLLDVAPLSLGVGMQGDIFGIVVPRNTTVPTIKRRTFTTVADHQSTVQFPVYQGERVNCKENTLLGEFDLKNIPPMQAGEPVLEAIFEVDANGILKVTAVEKSTGKSANITISNAVGRLSSDEIEKMVNQAEEFKAADEAFAKKHEARQRLESYVASIEQQVTDPVLSSKLKRGSKTKIESALSDALASLEIQDASTDDLRKAEVGLKRVVTKAMSSR, encoded by the coding sequence ATGGCTGAAGGTGTTTTCCAAGGTGCTATCGGTATCGACTTGGGTACTACTTACTCCTGTGTTGCTACATACGAATCCTCTGTGGAAATTATTGCCAACGAGCAAGGTAACAGAGTTACTCCATCTTTCGTTGCTTTCACTCCAGAAGAGAGATTGATCGGTGATGCTGCCAAGAACCAAGCTGCTTTGAACCCAGAGAACACCGTTTTCGATGCTAAGCGTTTGATCGGTAGAAGATTCGACGACGAGTCTGTTCAAAAGGACAGAAAGACTTGGCCTTTCAAGCTTATCGACGTCGAAGGTAACCCAGTCGTCGAAGTTCAATACTTGGGTGAAACCAAGACTTTCTCTCCTCAAGAAATTTCCTCTATGGTCTTGACCAAGATGAAGGAAATTGCTGAAGCTAAGATTGGCCAAAAGGTTGAAAAGGCTGTTATCACTGTTCCAGCTTACTTCAACGACGCTCAAAGACAAGCTACCAAGGACGCTGGTTCTATCTCTGGTTTGAACGTTCTACGTATCATCAACGAACCTACTGCCGCTGCTATTGCTTACGGTTTGGGTGCTGGTAAATCCGAAAAGGAGAGACACGTCTTGATCTTCGATTTGGGTGGTGGTACTTTCGATGTTTCCTTGCTACACATCGCTGGTGGTGTTTACACCGTTAAGTCCACTTCTGGTAACACTCACTTGGGTGGTCAAGATTTCGACACTAACATGCTTGAACACTTCAAGAATGagttcaagaagaagaccGGTAACGACATCTCCGGTGACGCTAGAGCTCTAAGAAGATTGAGAACTGCTTGTGAAAGAGCAAAGAGAACTTTGTCCTCTGTTACTCAAACTACCATCGAAGTCGACTCCCTTTACAACGGTGACGATTTCGAAACCTCTATCACCAGAGCTAGATTCGAAGATTTGAACTCTTCTCTATTCAAGTCCACTTTGGAACCTGTTGAACAAGTTCTAAAGGATGCTAAGGTTCCAAAGACTGAAATCGACGAAGTTGTCCTTGTCGGTGGTTCCACCAGAATTCCAAAGGTTCAAAAGATGTTGTCCGATTTCTTCGAAGGTaagcaattggaaaaatccatcaacCCAGATGAAGCTGTTGCCTACGGTGCTGCTGTCCAAGGTGCTATCTTGACTGGTCAATCCACTTCTGAAGACACCAAGGATCTATTGTTGTTGGATGTTGCTCCATTGTCTTTGGGTGTCGGTATGCAAGGTGACATCTTCGGTATTGTCGTTCCAAGAAACACTACCGTTCCAACCATCAAGAGAAGAACTTTCACCACTGTTGCTGACCACCAAAGCACTGTTCAATTCCCAGTTTACCAAGGTGAACGTGTTAACTGTAAGGAAAACACTTTGTTGGGTGAATTCGACTTGAAGAACATCCCACCAATGCAAGCTGGTGAACCAGTCTTGGAAGCTATCTTCGAAGTTGATGCTAACGGTATCTTGAAGGTCACTGctgttgaaaaatctaccGGTAAGTCCGCTAACATCACTATCTCTAACGCTGTCGGTAGATTGTCctctgatgaaattgaaaagatggtCAACCAAGCTGAAGAATTCAAGGCTGCTGACGAAGCTTTCGCTAAGAAGCACGAAGCTAGACAAAGATTGGAATCTTACGTTGCTTCCATTGAACAACAAGTTACTGACCCAGTCTTGTCTTCTAAATTGAAGAGAGGTTCCAAGACCAAGATCGAATCTGCCTTATCTGACGCTTTGGCCTCTTTGGAAATCCAAGATGCTTCCACTGATGATTTGAGAAAGGCTGAAGTTGGTTTGAAGAGAGTTGTCACCAAGGCTATGTCTTCTCGCTAA
- a CDS encoding uncharacterized protein (weakly similar to uniprot|P40159 Saccharomyces cerevisiae YNL208W), producing MSADDFYNRGGDEGYNGGYNGGYNGGYSGEGDFNANNENGGGERGLFHHNKEGGEHHHHFMSELIGGVAGAYGGSKVSPNHAKLGGVIGAIGGAWAGKEAGEGIEEHREHKHERREEGWEGREDRPENRYENRHENRHENKHERREERREERRDDFGGGGYGGGYGGGDNFGGSNNYGGGGYGGGNSYGGGENYGGGNNYGGGENYGGGRW from the coding sequence ATGTCTGCTGACGATTTCTATAACAGAGGCGGTGACGAAGGCTACAACGGTGGCTACAACGGTGGCTACAACGGTGGCTACAGCGGCGAAGGTGATTTCAACGCTAATAACGAAAACGGTGGCGGTGAAAGAGGATTATTCCACCACAACAAGGAAGGCGGTGAAcaccatcaccattttATGAGTGAATTGATTGGTGGTGTCGCAGGTGCATACGGTGGATCAAAGGTCAGCCCTAACCATGCTAAACTAGGTGGTGTCATTGGTGCCATTGGTGGTGCATGGGCCGGTAAAGAAGCCGGTGAAGGCATTGAAGAACACCGTGAACACAAGCATGAGAGACGTGAAGAAGGATGGGAAGGACGTGAAGATAGACCTGAAAACAGATATGAAAACAGACATGAAAACAGACACGAAAACAAGCATGAAAGACGCGAGGAGAGACGTGAGGAAAGACGTGATGATTTCGGTGGCGGCGGCTACGGCGGCGGCTACGGTGGCGGCGACAACTttggtggtagtaataACTACGGCGGTGGCGGCTACGGCGGTGGCAATAGCTACGGCGGTGGTGAAAACTACGGCGGTGGTAACAACtacggtggtggtgaaaactACGGTGGTGGCAGATGGTAA
- the RIO2 gene encoding protein kinase RIO2 (similar to uniprot|P40160 Saccharomyces cerevisiae YNL207W RIO2 Protein required for cell viability): MKLDVSYMRYLTTDDFRVLKAVEQGSRNHEVVPTTMIHNLSGLRSISGTHRSIGDLAKVKLVARVRNSSYDGYRLTYNGFDYMAIKAMLNRDTVYSIGNTIGVGKESDIYKVSDRNGNAQVMKIHRLGRTSFTSVRNNRDYLKHSRQGTSWMHLSLLAAHKEYEFLALLHSRGFQVPEAFDNSRHMVLMEFIKGFPMKNLRTHSNIPKLYSDLMKFAVDLAKSGLIHCDYNEFNIMIKDQDTTDSSDCGFVVIDFPQCISIQHPDAEFFFRRDIECIRRFFKKKLKYDPKPDSSMLDSDGYGDGYKYAYPVFKRDVVRCDNLDELVSASGFSKKKPADAHLEEAVESMRYAQYESEEEEEGGSSNEDYSDYYSEEESSEESDDQSDQEEENERIIEALSTGMGNLKMDKLGNYILE; the protein is encoded by the coding sequence ATGAAGCTCGATGTCAGTTATATGAGGTATTTGACGACGGATGATTTCCGTGTGCTAAAAGCTGTTGAACAGGGATCAAGAAATCATGAAGTTGTACCAACAACAATGATTCACAATTTATCGGGTCTAAGATCTATCTCTGGTACCCACAGATCCATTGGTGATCTAGCCAAAGTCAAACTAGTTGCAAGGGTAAGAAATTCCAGTTATGACGGTTACAGATTGACTTATAATGGATTTGATTATATGGCTATAAAAGCAATGCTTAATAGAGATACAGTTTACTCTATTGGTAACACTATTGGTGTTGGTAAGGAATCTGATATCTATAAAGTTAGTGACAGGAATGGTAACGCCCAAGTGATGAAAATCCATAGACTGGGTAGAACTTCTTTCACTTCTGTGAGAAATAATAGAGATTATCTAAAGCATTCAAGACAAGGTACTAGTTGGATGCATTTATCGTTATTGGCAGCTCATAAGGAGTATGAGTTTTTGGCACTATTGCATTCAAGAGGTTTCCAGGTTCCGGAAGCATTCGATAACTCTCGTCATATGGTTCTTATGGAATTCATTAAGGGTTTTCccatgaaaaatttgagaacTCATTCAAATATTCCTAAGCTTTACAGcgatttgatgaaattcgCAGTTGATTTAGCCAAGAGTGGATTAATTCATTGTGATTATAACGAATTTAACATTATGATTAAGGATCAGGATACAACCGATTCAAGTGATTGTGGATTTGTAGTGATTGATTTTCCACAATGTATATCAATTCAGCACCCTGATGCAGAGTTTTTCTTCCGAAGAGATATCGAATGTATTCGCAGGtttttcaagaagaaattgaagtaTGACCCTAAACCTGATTCTTCCATGTTAGATTCCGACGGATATGGTGATGGTTACAAATACGCTTATCCGGTCTTCAAAAGGGATGTAGTACGGTGTGAcaatttggatgaattgGTTAGCGCATCAGGATTCAGTAAAAAGAAACCAGCAGATGCTCATTTAGAAGAGGCTGTAGAAAGCATGAGGTATGCACAATACgaatcagaagaagaagaagagggAGGTTCTTCTAATGAAGATTATAGTGATTATTACAGCGAAGAAGAATCTTCAGAAGAAAGTGATGATCAATCTGAtcaagaagaggaaaatgaacGTATTATTGAAGCGCTCTCCACGGGTATGGGGAACTTGAAAATGGATAAACTTGGTAATTATATACTAGAATAA